A genomic segment from Cervus elaphus chromosome 14, mCerEla1.1, whole genome shotgun sequence encodes:
- the PRXL2B gene encoding prostamide/prostaglandin F synthase, translated as MSTVDLARVGACVLKHAVTGEAVELRSLWQEQACVVAGLRRFGCMVCRWIARDLSNLKGLLDQHGVRLVGVGPEALGLQEFLDGGYFTGELYLDESKQFYKELGFKRYNSLSILPAALGKPVRDVAAKAKAVGIQGNLSGDLLQSGGLLVVAKGGDKVLLHFVQKSPGDYAPPESILQALGISAEVGPSEPPQCDEEACSR; from the exons ATGAGCACCGTGGACCTTGCCCGTGTTGGCGCGTGTGTCCTGAAGCACGCGGTCACCGGGGAG GCCGTAGAGCTGCGGAGCCTGTGGCAGGAGCAGGCGTGCGTGGTGGCCGGCTTGCGGCGCTTCGGCTGCATGGTGTGTCGCTGGATCGCCCGGGACCTCAGCAACCTCAAGGGGCTCCTGGACCAGCACGGCGTGCGCCTGGTGGGCGTGGGGCCGGAGGCCCTAGGCCTGCAGGAGTTCCTGGATGGTGGCTACTTCACGGGAG AGCTCTACCTGGATGAAAGCAAGCAGTTTTACAAGGAGCTGGGCTTCAAGCG GTATAATAGCTTGAGCATCCTGCCGGCTGCCCTGGGGAAGCCTGTTCGCGATGTGGCTGCCAAG GCCAAGGCTGTCGGCATCCAGGGGAATTTGTCCGGGGATCTACTGCAGAGCGGAGGGCTGCTCGTGGTTGCCAAAG GTGGTGATAAAGTGCTGCTGCACTTTGTCCAGAAGTCCCCGGGTGACTACGCCCCGCCAGAGAGCATCCTGCAGGCCTTGGGCATCTCTGCAGAGGTTGGCCCCAGCGAGCCGCCCCAG TGCGATGAAGAGGCATGCTCAAGGTGA